A single genomic interval of Rhododendron vialii isolate Sample 1 chromosome 3a, ASM3025357v1 harbors:
- the LOC131320843 gene encoding uncharacterized protein LOC131320843 isoform X1, producing MRLLQKMLVVKKIWSPFDRSLHLSIISYPLKAIEMKVEKDLFGVDVDYHLQKVDMGYICELKELSIQCIVLYMSYLYEVMKASNMHRSFCFVNPYVTSVKNKPGDDSHEALLARRLEDAKSGELVFAPCNIGAHWVLLVIEESTSTIYYLDLVNSKVSLNIKILIST from the exons ATGAG GCTACTTCAAAAAATGTTGGTTGTGAAAAAAATCTGGAGTCCATTCGATCGTTCGCTTCACTTGTCAATCATCTCTTACCCCTTAAAAGCCATAGAAATGAAAGTCGAGAAGGATTTATTTGGCGTGGATGTTGATTATCATCTACAAAAGGTAGACATGGGATACATATGTGAACTGAAAGAGCTATCCATTCAATGCATTGTGTTGTATATGAG CTATCTATATGAAGTTATGAAGGCCTCAAACATGCATAGAAGTTTTTGCTTTGTCAACCCATATGTTAcaagtgtaaaaaataagccCGGTGACGACTCACATGAAGCATTGCTTGCACGTAGACTAGAGGATGCAAAGTCCGGTGAATTGGTTTTCGCTCCTTGTAATATTGG GGCCCACTGGGTGTTGTTAGTCATTGAAGAGTCTACTTCAACTATATACTATCTTGATTTAGTCAACAGTAAAGTCTCTTTGAACATTAAAATCCTAATTAGCACATAA
- the LOC131320843 gene encoding uncharacterized protein LOC131320843 isoform X2, translated as MYERVGPHETIHTVLLGPDNVRVSVDVVIVEDALLPIPIPGEAATVGEALGYQLAWPKKLVLVDYEGNLEIASNKGNLRIVGNKGNLEIAGSKGASKNREVVGNEATSKNVGCEKNLESIRSFASLVNHLLPLKSHRNESREGFIWRGC; from the exons ATGTATGAGAGAGTTGGACCACATGAAACGATTCATACAGTTTTGCTTGGCCCAGACAATGTACGTGTGTCTGTTGATGTTGTGATTGTCGAGGATGCCCTTCTTCCTATACCCATCCCAGGAGAGGCAGCCACCGTAGGAGAGGCATTGGGGTATCAATTGGCTTGGCCGAAAAAACTTGTATTGGTTGATTACGAG GGAAATCTTGAAATTGCTAGCAATAAGGGAAATCTTAGAATTGTTGGCAATAAGGGAAATCTTGAAATTGCTGGCAGTAAG GGAGCCTCAAAAAATCGTGAAGTGGTTGGCAATGAG GCTACTTCAAAAAATGTTGGTTGTGAAAAAAATCTGGAGTCCATTCGATCGTTCGCTTCACTTGTCAATCATCTCTTACCCCTTAAAAGCCATAGAAATGAAAGTCGAGAAGGATTTATTTGGCGTGGATGTTGA
- the LOC131321180 gene encoding uncharacterized protein LOC131321180, which translates to MCRYKSDPELISKPPGIYSFIEQNHGDSFVKKRNCKEFEATSNVQRESRSANKCNHRLSRKSYDKFEAELKQAEDLVSRAKPTSDPSSAPNLGTRSKSKAKKFDRSVMWKKARQNKNGEYDDKEIEKQAAKIDKITRQVEDGSLSIEGANDILTLATGRGIHSCCEERQQNLDATVSDLKVQVDALKQSLPNTPHSYYAGSNTFENYNMGSPQLHPSPMVNKVVTDDNMAPFDPITMENRVLNVFSLSV; encoded by the exons ATGTGTAGATACAAGTCAGATCCTGAGCTTATTTCAAAGCCACCGGGAATCTATTCTTTCATAGAACAAAATCACGGGGACTCATTTGTCAAAAAGAGAAATTGCAAAGAATTTGAG gcaACAAGTAATGTTCAACGAGAGAGCCGGAGTGCCAATAAATGTAACCATAGACTCAGCCGAAAGAGTTACGATAAGTTTGAAGCGGAACTA AAACAAGCTGAAGATCTAGTCAGCCGTGCCAAGCCAACCTCTGATCCAAGCTCAGCTCCCAATTTAGGGACTCGTAGTAAATCAAAAGCCAAGAAATTTGATAGGAGTGTCATGTGGAAGAAGGCACGTCAGAATAAAAATGGCGAGTATGATGACAAGGAAATTGAGAAGCAAGCGGCGAAaata GACAAGATAACCAGACAGGTGGAAGATGGAAGTTTATCTATTGAAGGAGCCAACGATATCCTAACTCTAGCCACTGG ACGAGGAATCCATTCATGTTGTGAGGAGAGGCAGCAAAACCTTGATGCAACGGTTTCAGATTTGAAAGTACAGGTCGATGCACTGAAACAAAGCTTACCAAATACACCCCATTCTTACTATGCTGGTTCAAACACCTTCGAAAATTACAATATGGGTAGTCCACAGCTTCATCCAAGTCCAATGGTAAATAAGGTGGTAACTGACGATAATATGGCGCCTTTTGATCCTATTACAATGGAAAATAGG GTTCTCAATGTATTCTCACTTAGTGTTTGA